One window from the genome of Mastacembelus armatus chromosome 18, fMasArm1.2, whole genome shotgun sequence encodes:
- the LOC113125476 gene encoding uncharacterized protein LOC113125476 produces the protein MKMLVVFGILVPVSQHAFGIEVYEGAESVLLPCQISYVPLHPTVVWSRYDLTPSTIHQRGPEGDDLKNQNQRFRDRTSMKPDALDTGDLSLTLRKPRLSDSGAYTCTITAFGNERRLADVELQVKDPFPPWAKGLVAVSVVLVVLVVLAVAVGLFIYCYYFRTVAERSTSMVEVDSGAESVQLPCSALLNLLQVSIVEWTDKDNRKVHVYQNGSDRPEEQHEFYRNRTEMKKDLLRTGDLSLTLRNVNKPK, from the exons atgaagatgttggTGGTGTTTGGGATCCTGGTGCCCG tttcccagcatgcctttggTATAGAGGTGTATGAGGGGGCGGAGTCAGTCCTGCTGCCCTGTCAGATCTCTTATGTACCTCTACATCCCACAGTGGTGTGGAGCCGCTACGACCTCACACCTTCAACCATCCACCAGCGCGGCCCAGAAGGTGATGACctcaaaaaccaaaaccagcGTTTCAGAGACCGAACGTCGATGAAACCTGACGCTCTGGACACTGGAGAcctgagcctcactctgagaaaaCCCCGCCTCTCTGACAGCGGCGCCTACACCTGCACCATCACAGCGTTTGGAAACGAACGAAGACTGGCAGATGTGgagctgcaggtcaaag ATCCATTTCCACCCTGGGCCAAAGgtcttgttgctgtgtctgtggttcttgTGGTTCTTGTGGTTCTTGCTGTCGCTGTGGGTCTTTTCATATATTGTTACTACTTCAGGACAG TAGCTGAGAGGTCCACCTCCATGGTGGAGGTGGactcaggggcggagtctgtccagctgccctgcagCGCTTTACTTAACCTGCTTCAAGTCTCCATAGTGGAGTGGACGGACAAggacaacaggaaggtccatgtgtatcagaacggctctgaccgacctgaagaacagcacgagttttacagaaacagaacagagatgaagaaagacctgctgagaactggagacctcagtctgaccctga GAAACgtcaacaaaccaaaatga
- the LOC113141181 gene encoding butyrophilin-like protein 9 has translation MKKHLLTTRDFSLTLKHPTVRDTNTFTCRVYREGRVLMVKQVQLKVKVPQVEVESGAESVQLPFITTADLPEDVRVEWMNWIYRKIHVYQDGSDRPEEQDEFYRNRTEMKKDLLRTGDLSLTLNHPTGRDRGTFTCRVYREGRVLMEKEVKLEVKERRVNRVQDNSVDIRNRSSSTDPTPLMADQSV, from the exons atgaagaaacaCCTGCTGACAACTAGAGacttcagtctgaccctgaaacatccaacagtcagagacacaaacactttcacctgcagagtctacagggagggaagagtcctgatggtgAAACAGGTGCAGctgaaagtcaaag tcccacaggtggaggtggaatcaggggcggagtctgtccagctgcccttcataaccacagctgacctgcctgaagacgtcaGAGTGGAGTGGATGAACTGGATCTACAGGAAgatccatgtgtatcaggacggctctgaccgacctgaagaacaggacgagttttacagaaacagaacagagatgaagaaagacctgctgaggactggagacctcagtctgaccctgaatcatccaacaggcagagacagaggaaccttcacctgcagagtctacagggagggaagagtcctgatggagaaagaaGTAAAACTTGAGGTCAAAG AGAGACGAGTGAATAGAGTCCAGGACAATTCAGTGGACATCAGGAACAGAAGCAGCTCCACTGATCCAACTCCTCTGATGGCTGATCAATCAGTTTGA